In Candidatus Contubernalis alkalaceticus, the genomic window TTATGAAAATTATCTCTAATATGTTCACACTTACTCACTCTTTCCCCACATAGATCTTTCCGCTGGTAAAGACCTGCAGCACCACTGACGGCTCTGCTATATATGAGCAGTTAATCCAGCTAATGGATTATTACTCGACAGGATATACCTTTAGCATTTGTTTTGATACTTGTGATGACAACTCTTTGAGAAGATATTTTTGTTTCTCTACCTGTTCTATATTGTTTTTTTCTTTGTAATGCAGGTATAAAAAGTAATGCCCCAAGTATTTGATGTTTTGTTCTTTATCATTAATTAAAACACATACATCGTCTAAATTTATATCCGCATAATTTTCGTTGAATCCCGCTTTTCGAATAACATTCCACAAAGCGAGTTCGACTTTTCTTGTATGCTCTCTTTTCATTCTCAACCATCTGCCACCATCTGTATAAAATGCGCCCATCTTCCCTGGAATAAGGGATGCAACGCCCATACCTATCGGCATTGCGCTTAACCAAACAAAAATATTGCTATCCGTTAGAATTGCTAACGGTAACATTAGCAGGCCAAATATTATTGATGTCAGGGGTCCAAAAAGCAGCACTTTGCCAAACTTCTCAAAACTATCGTTGTCTTCATTCTGTGGAAATACTCCTCCAATACCACCCCAAAACGTATAGTTCTTTTCGATATAAAAAACAATTCTATCATCCTCATTACGCTTTAGTCCAAAAGGACCTACAACTAACAAAAAAAATTTAAATCCCTGGAGAAGACCAGCTAATATGTGTCCTAACTCGTGAATAACTCCAGAAATAAGATAGCTAACAATAAACATCAACAAAAATAATAATACATCTATCATCTAGCTTCTACACCTTTCAATCAAAAGAATATAGTCAACTAAAACAATGTTGACCTTGATCCATGTATTTTACAGTGTGGTCTTTCCTTCGAAACCGGAATCGGTGCCCACGAAGACCCAGAGGTTGCGGCCGGGGTTGGTATACGGTTAATATGTATTTGGTATAAAATATTCTACACAGGAATAAAATTCCCTGCAATAATGACGTAAGCGTTGATCGTGTCAAGACACGGCAGGTTTTTTGTCAAAAACCTCAGGCAATTTAAAGCATTGAATATTGAAAAGAACATCAGTTTCATTAAAAATATGTCTGTTAAAATGGTATGCAGACCGGCCTGAAAGCCAGCTGAAGATGGTTGAAAACGCACATCATATTGTCAACCAGGACAAACCGGAGGAATTGAACAAGATTTTGTTAGATTTTCTGAAAGAACGACAAAATGTAGAATGATTTACTGCCGCTATTACCTGAATAAACGTTACATTCTCCCAGGGCCTATTGACGCGTGAGGATGTAACTGAGGCTATAAGCCTATTCCTCATTCCAGCGGTATTTTTTATTCCGTTGTAATGTTTCAAGATTACAATTCAAGCACAGTCCGTTATGGCAGCATATCACTGTGCCGCATTCCGGGCACTGCCACTTTTCCTCTTCCTTTTTCAGGAATCCCTCCAGGCCATTTTCTTTAATAAATTTAAGATTTTCTATCATGCTCATATGGTATTTTGTGCGGTAGCGTTTATCCAAAGATTTCAATCTTTTGCAGGGAAAAGCTTTGCACTCATAGCATAATCGGACTTTCCCTTTTCCAAGCAACTCACATCGATCACCCATGTGAGTACAGTTTTCTCCTCTCGGAATACAGCCGGGACAATATTTCTTGCGGAATCCTTGTTTGTTCAAGTCATTTTTCATGAATTGATAAGAAATGCATAAGCTGCAATTCATTCCACAAGGAGCAATTAGCTTTTCATACATTTTAAACCCCACCTCCTAGAATGTTTTCCACATAAGGCACCAAATCCAATGCATCCTGTTCAGTTCTGATAGCTGATTCACTTTTTAAATTTTCTTTCATTGGCTTAGAATAACTGCTGTCTTCGGAAAGGCCACTAAGTCTTTTCGCACCTCTCCGGCTTCTATGGCCTGGTTAACCATGGAAGTAATGTACTGATCAAAGGCATCTCTAAATTTTCCCCAGATCCTCTCTTTAAAGCTAATTGTCCGGCATATTCTGCAGATGGTTATTGATCATGTAAGAAGACCTTTATATGTATATGCTGAACAGGGTAATGGAAGAAAAAGCAAAGTTTCTTCAAACGGCTATTCAAAAATTGAATCGTCCTCTCCATGAATTGGATTTTTTTGAAAGCCTGGCTTTTCAGATGGAAGTAGCCGTTAAATTCGCAAAAAAGAATTATCGCTATCAAGCTTAGTGAAGGCGTTCCCCCCTTTATGGAGTCCAGATGGACGAGAATTTAACCCCAGGCGTTAGGCGTAAGACATTATACGTGAGACAATACTGAGCCTGGTCGCCTTCCTTCTTCTTAAGACAAAGGGGTGTGGAGTCGTCTTTGACGCTGTCGTTGGCCTTCATCTTGACTGCCGGTTCTTACATGGTAGTTTTATCTTGAAACCTAACCTATCCTACTTACTTTTGACGTACGGAGGGAAAAAAGTCTCCTATAACGAAAAACATTATTAATAAGCAGTTGCCGTGTGGCATGCGATATTATAGCCCATTTACTCCCAATCCTTCCACACATCAGGTTGATAACCTACCGTAGCATTTTTGCCGTTTCTTACAATTGGAGTTTTGTAAAGCTTAGGGTTTTTGAAAAGAATTTCTTCTCGGACACTGCTACTTCCAATATATTGAAGGTTAAGTCTCTTATACTCACCCGTATCCTGATTAAATAAATTATTC contains:
- a CDS encoding zinc metalloprotease, which encodes MIDVLLFLLMFIVSYLISGVIHELGHILAGLLQGFKFFLLVVGPFGLKRNEDDRIVFYIEKNYTFWGGIGGVFPQNEDNDSFEKFGKVLLFGPLTSIIFGLLMLPLAILTDSNIFVWLSAMPIGMGVASLIPGKMGAFYTDGGRWLRMKREHTRKVELALWNVIRKAGFNENYADINLDDVCVLINDKEQNIKYLGHYFLYLHYKEKNNIEQVEKQKYLLKELSSQVSKQMLKVYPVE
- a CDS encoding alpha/beta fold hydrolase — its product is MKRTSVSLKICLLKWYADRPESQLKMVENAHHIVNQDKPEELNKILLDFLKERQNVE
- a CDS encoding DUF3795 domain-containing protein translates to MYEKLIAPCGMNCSLCISYQFMKNDLNKQGFRKKYCPGCIPRGENCTHMGDRCELLGKGKVRLCYECKAFPCKRLKSLDKRYRTKYHMSMIENLKFIKENGLEGFLKKEEEKWQCPECGTVICCHNGLCLNCNLETLQRNKKYRWNEE
- a CDS encoding arsenate reductase family protein translates to MGIQIFGATKCFDTKKAERYFKERKIKYQFIDLFKYGLSKGELANVKAAVGLNNLFNQDTGEYKRLNLQYIGSSSVREEILFKNPKLYKTPIVRNGKNATVGYQPDVWKDWE